In Erpetoichthys calabaricus chromosome 15, fErpCal1.3, whole genome shotgun sequence, one DNA window encodes the following:
- the LOC114666085 gene encoding uncharacterized protein LOC114666085: MFCPFCGNHFSQLACFCYSCGKCLDFLKEAPQMEDVIRCCIGYFNEGHSYNVIVDMMSFLHGVNISLRCLKTKLTEAGLYRRKEYSSTNAARNAITLELRGPGQLFGYRTMWQVLRQKYNLRVKRDDVMALLRELNPRGCEKRARRRFIRRTYHSMGPNYMWHADGYDKLKPFGFAISGCIDGFSRKVLWLVSGPTNNNPSVIAHNFLTCVRHLGVVPMRLRTDCGTENGIMAAIQCTLRHQHADYYSGVSSHMYGSSTNNQRIESWWSIFRKGRSQFWMELFADLRDAGHFNGSREHQCLLRFCFSDVIQKDLDEDR, encoded by the exons ATGTTTTGTCCATTTTGTGGTAACCATTTTAGCCAGTTAGCTTGCTTTTGTTATTCTTGTGGGAAATGTTTAGACTTTCTAAAAGAGGCTCCCCAGATGGAAGATGTGATACGTTGTTGTATTGGCTATTTCAATGAAGGCCACTCCTACAATGTAATCGTTGACATGATGTCCTTTTTACATGGTGTAAACATTAGCTTGCGGTGTCTTAAAACTAAACTTACAGAAGCCGGACTATATCGTAGAAAGGAGTATTCCTCCACAAACGCTGCCAGGAATGCCATCACGTTGGAGCTTCGTGGACCTGGTCAACTTTTTGGCTACCGAACGATGTGGCAAGTACTCAGGCAAAAGTACAATTTGCGAGTAAAGAGAGATGATGTTATGGCTTTACTCCGGGAGCTAAATCCCCGAGGATGCGAGAAGAGAGCACGCAGAAGGTTTATAAGAAGAACTTATCACTCGATGGGGCCGAATTATATGTGGCATGCTGATGGTTACGACAAACTAAAGCCATTCGGATTTGCTATTTCTGGATGCATTGATGGATTTTCACGTAAAGTACTGTGGCTTGTAAGTGGACCAACAAATAACAATCCATCAGTGATCGCTCACAATTTCCTAACTTGTGTGCGACACCTTGGTGTTGTGCCCATGAGGCTGAGGACCGATTGCGGCACGGAGAATGGCATTATGGCTGCAATTCAATGTACCCTACGTCACCAGCATGCCGACTACTACTCGGGAGTGTCTAGCCACATGTATGGCTCATCCACGAACAATCAACGTATTGAGTCGTGGTGGTCCATATTCAGAAAGGGAAG GTCTCAATTCTGGATGGAGTTATTTGCAGACCTCAGAGATGCAGGACACTTTAATGGAAGTCGTGAACATCAGTGCTTGCTAAGATTTTGCTTCAGTGATGTCatacagaaggacctggatgaagatagatag